Proteins co-encoded in one Arachis hypogaea cultivar Tifrunner chromosome 13, arahy.Tifrunner.gnm2.J5K5, whole genome shotgun sequence genomic window:
- the LOC112736002 gene encoding uncharacterized protein, with protein sequence MANAAIDTEFSGEEPPESLFMKELKRRGMNPTSLLEDYKQGNSGVDEEVVVNEQDRGLPRRNVVSTDVERSLENQRERSMALNSEGFDGLVCTVLQYFGPTFVHDASKMSLSPPQYVDPYALLEDERISQIAPQLK encoded by the exons ATGGCTAATGCTGCTATTGATACTGAATTTTCAGGAGAAGAACCTCCGGAATCGTTGTTTATGAAGGAATTGAAGAGGAGGGGCATGAATCCTACATCATTACTTGAGGATTACAAGCAGGGCAACTCTGGAGTTGACGAAGAGGTGGTTGTGAATGAACAAGATAGAGGTCTCCCGAGGAGAAATGTTGTCTCAACCGATGTAGAGAGGAGTCTGGAAAATCAGAGGGAGCGATCCATGGCGTTGAACAGTGAAG GATTTGATGGTTTGGTGTGTACTGTGTTGCAGTATTTTGGACCAACTTTTGTCCATGATGCAAGTAAGATGTCACTATCACCTCCCCAGTATGTGGATCCTTATGCACTCTTAGAAGATGAAAGGATATCTCAGATAGCACCTCAGCTAAAATAA